The Canis aureus isolate CA01 chromosome 11, VMU_Caureus_v.1.0, whole genome shotgun sequence genome has a segment encoding these proteins:
- the KICS2 gene encoding KICSTOR subunit 2, whose protein sequence is MGESIPLAAPVPVEQAVLETFFSHLGIFSYDKAKDNVDKEREANKSAGGSWLSLLAALAHLAAAEKVYHSLTYLGQKLGGQSFFSRKDSIRTIYTSLHNELKKVVTGRGALGGNAPHVEELLSHLSEQLCFFVQARMEIADFYEKMYTLSPQKFINAEELVGLLDTILKKYSSRFHHPILSPLEGSFQLEVDVLSHLLKAQAQVSEWKFLPSLVNLHSAHTKLQTWGQIFEKQRETKKHLFGGQSQKAVQPPHLFLWLMKLKNMLLAKFSFYFHEALSRQTTASEMKTLTAKANPDFFGKISSFIRKYDAANVSLIFDNRGSESFQGHGYHHPHSYREAPKGVDQYPAVVSLPSDRPVMHWPNVIMIMTDRMSELNSLEKVVHFYDDKVQSTYFLTRPEPHFTIVVIFESKKSERDSHFISFLNELSLALKNPKVFASLKPGSKG, encoded by the exons ATGGGGGAGTCTATCCCGCTGGCCGCCCCGGTCCCGGTGGAACAGGCGGTGCTGGAGACGTTCTtctctcacctgggcatcttctcTTACGACAAGGCCAAGGACAATGTGGACAAGGAGCGAGAGGCCAACAAGAGCGCGGGGGGCAGCTGGCTGTCGCTGCTGGCGGCCCTGGCCCACCTGGCCGCGGCCGAGAAGGTCTATCACAGCCTCACCTACCTGGGGCAGAAACTAG GGGGCCAGTCCTTCTTCAGCAGGAAAGATTCTATCCGTACCATCTATACTTCCCTGCACAACGAGCTGAAGAAGGTGGTGACTGGCCGCGGTGCCCTTGGGGGGAACGCCCCCCATGTGGAAGAACTACTTTCCCACCTGTCGGAGCAGCTGTGCTTCTTCGTGCAAGCCCGGATGGAGATCGCAGACTTCTATGAGAAGATGTACACCCTCAGCCCACAGAAGTTCATCAATGCTGAGGAGCTCGTTGGCCTTTTGGACACCATCCTCAAGAAATACAGCTCCAG ATTTCACCACCCCATCCTCAGTCCTTTGGAAGGCAGTTTCCAGCTGGAGGTGGATGTCCTGAGCCATCTCCTGAAGGCCCAGGCCCAGGTCTCCGAGTGGAAGTTCCTCCCGTCTCTGGTGAACTTGCACAGTGCTCACACCAAGCTGCAGACTTGGGGCCAGATCTTTGAAAAGCAGCGGGAGACCAAGAAACATCTGTTCGGAGGGCAGTCTCAGAAGGCCGTTCAGCCCCCACACCTTTTCCTCTGGCTGATGAAACTCAAAAACATGCTTCTTGCCAAGTTTAGCTTTTACTTTCACGAGGCGCTGAGCCGACAAACGACTGCTTCAGAAATGAAAACGTTGACTGCCAAAGCCAACCCAGACTTTTTTGGGAAGATTTCCAGCTTCATCCGGAAGTATGATGCTGCCAATGTGTCCTTAATCTTTGACAACCGAGGTTCCGAGAGCTTTCAGGGTCATGGCTATCACCACCCCCATTCCTACAGAGAGGCCCCTAAGGGTGTGGACCAGTATCCAGCCGTGGTGTCCCTGCCCAGTGACAGGCCCGTCATGCACTGGCCCAATGTCATCATGATCATGACAGACCGCATGTCTGAACTGAACAGCTTGGAGAAGGTGGTCCACTTCTATGATGACAAAGTTCAGAGCACCTACTTCCTAACCCGCCCAGAACCTCACTTTACCATTGTCGTTATTTTTGAATCAAAGAAATCTGAAAGAGACTCCcactttatttccttcctcaatGAGCTCTCACTTGCCCTTAAGAACCCCAAAGTTTTTGCAAGTCTGAAGCCTGGCTCCAAAGGCTAG